Sequence from the Coriobacteriia bacterium genome:
TCGCGCGCGGCTTCGTTGCGCCGATGGGATACGACCTCATCTGTACCCCCGCATTCGCCGACATCGAGATCAACGGCGAGGAGCGCACCGCGATCCGTCTCCTCGTGGAGCCGCGCCAGCCGCATCGCCCCTGAGCTCCATGCCCGGCCCTGACCTCCATCTGCATTCCACCGCGTCCGATGGCACGCGCTCGCCGGCCCAACTCGTCTCACTCGCACTCGAGGTCGGCTGCCCCGCGATAGCGCTCACTGACCACGACACCGTGAGCGGCGTCGCCGAAGCGCATGCGGCAGCCGAGCACCTCCCGCTCACGGTGATACCCGGCGTCGAACTCTCGGCAGGACATGGCGATCGCGGGGTGCACATCCTCGGCTATCACATCGACCACGCCGATCCGCGACTCGCAGAGAGGCTCGCGCAGCTCCGTGCCACGCGCCTCGAGCGCGCTGAGCGCATCGTCTACGCGCTCGCCCGCGACGGATTCTCGATCTCCGTCGCCGACGTGCTCCACGCAGCTGACGGAGGATCCATCGGTCGCGCCCACATCGCACAGCTGCTCGTGACCACCGGACAGGTCTCGTCCGTGGCCGAGGCGTTCAGCACCCTCCTCGGCAAGACCGCGCCCTACTACGTTCCCAAGCCGGTCCTCGATCCCGAGGAGCTCATCGGGTGGGTGCGCGAAGCCGGCGGCGTCGCGGTCCTCGCGCATCCGGGCCTGAGCGGCGTTGACGACCTCGTGCCGTCCCTCGTTCACGCGGGACTCGCCGGAATCGAGGCGTACCACCCGTCCCACGATGCCGTCGCACAGGAGCGCTATGCGGCGATGGCCGCAACGCTCGGGCTGATCGCGACAGGCGGCTCCGACTTCCACGGGCTCGATCGGGTCGGCGACCGCCTCGGCTGTATGGATGTGCCGCTCCACGTGGTCGACGACCTCGACCGTGCGCGGAGGCAGCCCCGATGAAGACGTACTTCGTGCGGACCTTCGGATGCCAGATGAACAAGCACGACTCCGAGCGCATCGCCGGCCTGCTTGCTGCCATGGGGCTCGTACCCGCTCCGGACCCCGAGACGGCCGACGTCATCGTCTTCAACACGTGTTGCGTCCGGGAGACCGCCGACGACCGCCTCTACGGGCAGGTCTCGTCCTTGAAGGCCCTGAAGACGGGAGGCCGGCCCGACGTGCTCATCGCGGTCGGCGGATGCGTGGGCCAGCGCGACGGCGCCGCAGTCCTCAAACATGCGCCTCACGTGGATGTCGTCTTCGGCACGCACAACATCCACGAACTCCCCTCGTTGCTCGAGGCTGCCGAGGCAGGCCGGCCGGCCGTGAGCGTTCTGGAGGCGGGAGAGGGGTTCGCGAGCGATCTTCCGCAGGCCCGCGAGCATCCGTGGCACGCGTGGGTGTCCATCACGGTGGGCTGCGACAACCACTGCGCGTACTGCATCGTGCCGACGGTCCGCGGCGCGGAGCGCAGCCGCGCGCTCGAAGACATCGTCGCCGAGGTAGAGCGCCTGGTGACCGACGGAGTCGTGGAGATCACGCTGCTGGGCCAGAACGTGAACTCCTACGGGCGCGACCGGTACGGAGAACCCCGCTTCGCCGCACTACTCCATGCGGTCGCGGCAACGGGCATTCGGCGGATCCGGTTTGCGACGAGCCACCCGAAGGACCTCTCGGACGAGACGATCGCCGCGATGGCCGGGATCCCGGCCATGATGTCGTTCCTGCATCTGCCGGTGCAGCACGGCTCGGACCGGATGCTCGAGGCCATGAACCGCAGGTACACGGCCGAGCAGTACCTTGCGCGAATCGCCGCCGTTCGGGCTGCCGTGCCCGACATCGCACTCTCGACCGACATCATCGTCGGCTTCCCCGGGGAGACCGAGGACGACTTTCAGATGACGCTCGACTTGGTCGAGGCGGTCGGGTTCGATCATGCCTTCACGTTCATCTACTCGCGTCGCGAGGGGACCCCTGCCGCGTCGCTTCCCGACACCGTGCCCCGCGATGTCGCGCAGGAGCGTTTCGACCGTCTCGCGTTGCTCGTGCGCACGCTCTCCTTCGCCGCCAACGAGCGCGAGGTCGGCGCCGTGCGCGCATGCCTCGTGGAGGGCGCCTCCAAGCGCGAGGCCACGGTCCTCGCCGCGCGGACGCCGCACAACCGCCTCGTGCACGTACCGCTGCCGCCGGGGTCACGCGCAGGAGAGTATGCGGGTAGCGTGCGGGACGTCCGCATCGTCTCGGCTCATCCGTGGTTTCTCACCGGCGAGTTCACTACCCCCTTACGTTAGCCTCCTCGCTCGCGCGGGAATGCACACGGTGTCCCGGGAGGTGAGCACAGTGGACTCGTCCGTACTCGGCATCATCGCTCCGCATCCGCCCATCATGGTGCCCGAGGTCGGAGGCGCACGCGCGGAGGTCACCGAGGACTCGGCGAACGCCATGGCACTCGCTGCACGCGCACTCCACACCTTCGCCCCTGACGTGATCGTCCTGATGTCCCCGCATGCACCGCTCACGCGAGATGCCTTCGTCATCGACACGAGCGAGCGGCTCGAGGGCGACTTGGGCCAGTTCGGTGCCGGCGGCGTGAACATCGAGCCTCCGGGCGACCCTGCGCTCGCCGCCGCGATCGTCGAGGAGGCGGCAGCCGCGAGCATCCCCGTGATCCCGCGTTCGGTGAGCCCGCTGCTGGATGCCGGCGTCCTCGACCACGGCGCGCTCGTGCCGCTGAGCTTCCTCGACCGCGCGGGCCGATACCCGCTGGTTGTGATCTCGCTCGCGTTCCTTCCGCTTCCCGACCATCGCGCGCTCGGCGCGGCGATCCGACGCGCGGCAGACCGCCTCGGCAGGAAAGTCGCCTTTGTCGCAAGCGGCGACTGCAGCCACCGGCTCACACGCGATGCGCCGGCCGGCTACTCCCCGCGAGGCGCCGAGTTCGACGCCGAGCTCGTTCGCATCCTTTCGGCCGGCCGGTTCCGTGAGCTCGAGTCCCTCGAACCGGGACTCATCGAGGCGGCAGGGGAGTGCGGACTCCGCTCGTTCATCGCGCTCGGCGGATTCCTCGAGGGAAGCGAGGTCCACACTCGTGTGCTTGCGTACGAGGGGCCATGGGGGGTCGGCTACCTCACCGCGATCGCCGCAACTCCCGAGTTGCTCGCGAGCCTCGCCACGCCCGACGTAGGCCGCAAGGGCGGTATGCCCGGGGCCGAGGAGTCCGAGCCGGTCTCTCTCGCGCGCCGCACCATCGAGGTGTACGTCCGTGAGCGCCGCGTCATCGCCGCGCCTGCCGCCGAAGGGCTGCTGGCATCGCGGCACGGCGCATTCGTGAGCCTTCACCGCGGCGGCATGCTCCGTGGCTGCATCGGCACGGTGGCCCCAACGCAGCCGACGCTCGCCGGGGAGATCCTCCACAACGCCATCCAGGCGGCCACGGCCGATCCCCGCTTCCCACCGCTCGAGGCAGACGAGCTCGCCGACCTCGAGATCTCGGTCGACGTCCTTCAGCCCGCCGAACCCGCCACGATCGAGGAACTCGATCCTCGCGTCTCGGGCGTGATCGTCACGGCCGACTGGCGACGCGGCCTGCTGCTTCCGGACCTCGACGGCGTGGATACGGCCGAGGACCAGATCGCGATCGCCTGCCAGAAGGCCGGCATCGGCCCTCACGAGAACATCCACCTCGAACGGTTCCGCGTCGACCGCTACCATTAGCGGGTGATCACTCCGCACCCCATCGCGATCGTCGGTCCCACGGGCGTCGGCAAGAGCGCCATCGCCGAGGTTGTCGCGCTGCGCCTCGGCGGCGAGGTCGTGAACGCGGACTCCATGCAGGTGTACCGCCGCATGGACATCGGCACGGCCAAGACGCCGCCCGCCGAACGCCGGGTGCCCCATCACTGCCTCGACCTCGTCGATCCCGGCGAGCTGTACTCGGCGGCGCGCTACCAGCGTGACGCGCGCGCCTCGATCGAAGAGATCCTCGCCCGCGGGGCGGTTCCGGTGGTCGTCGGCGGCACGGGGCTTTACGTGCGCGCAGCCTTGGACGAGTTCGAGTTCCCGTCCGGCGAACTCGGGAGTGACACCCGACGCGCTCTCGAAGAGCGTGCGCAGCTGCTCGGGGCCGCGGCGCTTCACGCGGAGCTTGCACGGCTCGATCCGCCCTCGGCAGCGCTCATCCATCCCAACAACGTGCGACGCACGGTACGCGCGCTCGAGATGCTCGCCGAGGGTCGTTCGTACGCGGACCAGGCATCCGGTTTCGCCGCACGCACGGGCCACTATCCGGAAGCGCGGTTCTTCGGCCTCACGATGGACCGCCCGACGCTCTACGAACGGATCGACGCGCGGGTCGACGCGATGATCGCGGCGGGTCTGCAGGCCGAGGTCGATTCCCTGCTCGCAGAGGGCTATCGCGCCGCGCTCACGGCCGCACAGGCGATCGGCTACAAGGAGCTCGTGCCGGTTGCCGAGGGCCAGATGCCGCTCGCAGAGGCGATCGCACAGATCAAGCGGGCGTCGAGGCGGTACGCGAAGCGTCAGCTCACTTGGTTCCGCGCGGATTCGCGAATCGAATGGCTTGACGTCACCGGACTGTCGCCTGACGCCGCCGGTACCGTGCTGCTCGACCTGCTAGAATCGGCCAAACGCTAGCGGCGAGGAGGACCCACCCGTGCAGCTCGAATTCGTCAAGATGAACGGGCTCGGCAACGACTTCATCATGATCGAGGATCTGGACGGCACGCTCGACATGTCCGCCGAGGCAGTCGCCTGGTTCTGCGACCGTCACTTCGGCATCGGCGCCGACGGCCTCATCCTCGTGCGACGCGCGGTCAGCCCCGACGCCGATTTCGCGATGCACTACTTCAACGCCGACGGCTCGCTCGCACAGATGTGCGGCAACGGGGCTCGTTGCTTCGCCAAGTACGTCGTGGACCACGGCCTCGTCGCCTCGGAGGCCTCATCGCTCGTGATCGAAACGCTCGGCGGGCTGCGTCCGGTGAACTTCAGCCGTGCCGAAGACGGCACGATGGATTTGGCGACGGTGGACATGGGCGTCCCCAAGCTCGCGCCCGCGGACATCCCCACGCTCCTGGAGGGCGTACAGGTCTACGAGTGCCCGATCGAGACGCCTGCGGGAGTACTGAATGTCACTGCTGTGAACATGGGCAATCCGCACGTGGTCACCTGGGTCGACGATGTGGAGACCGCTCCGGTCGAGTCTATCGGCCCCTTCCTCGCCCAGCACGAGCTCTTCCCAGAAGGCACGAACGTCGAGTTCGCGCAGTTCGTGAGCGAGTCCACCATCAGGGTGCGGGTCTGGGAGCGGGGGGTGGGGGAGACGCTGGCCTGCGGCACGGGTGCGTGCGCGGTGACCGTGGCCGGCACGCTGTCATGCCGGATCGGCCGGGACGCGACGATCGAACTGCCCGGCGGAGACCTCACCATCCGCTGGCACGAGAACGAACACGTCTACATGACCGGCTCGGCGGCCGTGTCGTTCACCGGCTCGATCGAACTCCCCGAAGACGACGCCTAGGGCCACCACACCCGTGAAGCCGCTGCGCGCTCTGCTACCATGTCCAGAAACCATCGCACCAGACGAAAGGGATGACGTACGTTGAGGATCGCAGACCGCATGGCCAACCTGCCGCCCTACCTGTTCGCCGAGATCGACCGCAAGAAGGCCATCAAGGTCGCCGAAGGCGTGGACGTCATCTCACTCGGCATCGGGGATCCCGACATGCCGACCCCGCAGCGCATCGTTGACGCGATGGCCACAGCGATCACCGTCCCCAGGAACCACCAGTACCCCGCGTATGCCGGCTCCAAGCCGTACCGCGAGGCCTGCGCCGAGTGGATGAACCGCCGCTTCGGCGTCGAACTGAACCCCGATACGGAGGTCCTCGCGCTCATCGGGTCCAAAGAAGGCATCGCGCATCTCTTCCCAGCCTTCATCAACGTGGGCGACTACACCCTCGTGCCCGGCGTGGGCTACCCGGTCTACTCGACCGGCGGCGTGCTCATCGGCGGCGAGACCCACTACATGCCGATGAACGACGGGAACGACTGGCTGGCCGACTTCGAATCCACGCCGGCCGACGTGCTCGCCAAGGCCAGGATGATGTTCATCAGCTACCCCAACAACCCTGCGGCCGTCGCGGCCCCGGTCGAGTACTTCGACCGTGCGATCGCGTTCGCCAAGCAGCACGACCTACTGCTCGTACACGACAACGCGTACTCCGAGATCGGCTTCGACGGCTACCTGCCGCCGAGCCTGCTCGAGCGCCCGGGCGCGCGCGACGTGGCCATCGAGCTCTTCAGCTGCTCCAAGGCGTACAACATGACCGGCTGGCGTGTTGCGTTCGCGTGCGGAAACGCCGAGGCCATCAAGGCGCTCGGGACCGTGAAGAGCAACATCGACTCCGGCATCTTCACCGCCGTGCAGGACGCGGCCATCGAGGCCATGCTCGGCGCGCAGGACGATGTCGCGAACATGCGTGAGGTCTATCAGCGTCGCCGCGACGTGGTCCTCGCCGCGCTTCCCGAGATAGGCCTGAGCGCCCGGGTATCTGCCGGCACGATCTACGTGTGGGCGCGCATTCCGGAGGGCTACACCTCGGCCGAGTACGCCAGCCTCGTGCTCGACAAGGCGGGCGTCATCGTGCCGCACGGCAGCGCCTACGGTCCTGATGGCGAAGGCTACATCCGCATCTCGCTCGCCACGCCCGACCACCGTCTGGCCGAAGCGCTCGAGCGCATGAAGACCGCCCTCTAAGGAGTACCTGCAAAGCATGTCCCGCGATACCTACGAGGTCATCAACGATGCCGGCGAGCGTGCCGTCCTCGTCGGCATCGACCGTTCCCGCTCCGACGGCTGGACGCTCGAGGACGACCTCGCGGAACTCGGACGGCTGGCCGATACCGCCGGAGCGACGGTCGTTGGCACCATCACCCAGCGCATGGACCGGCCGAATCCGCGCACGTTCATCGGGGCCGGCAAGGCCGAGGAGGTCGACTCGGTCGCTCAGGCCGAGCGTGCTACCGTCATCATCTTCGATGACGACCTGACGCCGAGCCAGCAGGCGAACCTCGAGGGGCTGCTCCCGCAGGTGCGCGTGATCGACCGCACGCAGCTCATACTCGACATCTTCGCGCTTCACGCGATCAGCCATGAGGGTAAACTGCAGGTCGAGCTTGCGAGACTCGAGTACCTTCTGCCACGACTGCGCGGGATGTGGGGCCACCTCGAGGCCGAACGCCTCGGAGGCGGCAAGGGAGCGCGCTTCGGTGCCGGTGAGTCCCAGCTCGAGAGCGACCGGCGTCTTACGCGCAAGCGCATCTCCGAGCTCAAGCGCGAACTCAAGACCGTCGCTCGCGCCCGCGACATCCAGCGCACCTCACGGGCACGGTCCGGGGTCTTCCGTATCGCGCTGGTGGGCTACACGAACGCAGGGAAGTCGACACTACTGAACGCCCTCACCGACGCCGGCGTTCTCGTGCAAGACCAGCTCTTCGCCACCCTCGACGCTACCACACGGAAGCTGAGCCTCCCGGACGGCCGCGAAGTGACCCTCACCGACACCGTCGGGTTCATCAACAAGTTGCCGCACGGTCTCGTGGAAGCGTTCAAGTCCACGCTCGACGAGGTTCGCGAGGCCGACCTGCTGCTGCACGTCGTGGATGCCTCGCACCCGAACGCATTGGCGCAGATCGAGGCCGTCCGAGTGGTTCTTGAGGAGCTGGGCACCTCGGCCAAGCCGCAGCTGGTCGCCTACAACAAGGCCGACATGCTCACGCCCTCCGAGCAGGAGCACCTCGCCTCGCTGCCTGGAGCGGTCGTGATCGCTGCGGCCACGGGCGAGGGTCTCGATGCGCTGCTTCAGCGGATGTCCGTGCTCGCCGCACAAGGGGGCCAGCACCTCAGAGTGCTCGTACCCTACGATCGGGGCGATCTCGTGCGTCTCGCACACGACGCGGCGCACATACTCTCGGAGGAGCACACTGCCGAGGGAACGCTGCTCGCACTCGTAGCACCTGCGGAGATCGCGTCGCACTTCGACGCATTCGCCACGGACCGGGAGAGCGGCTAGATCCTTCGGAAGAGCGCGACGACCTTGCCGAGGATCGCGAAGTCGACGTGCTCGTCCGCGAAGATGGGGTCCATGCTGCGATTCTCCGGCTGAAGACGGACGCGATCTCCCTCACGGAAGAAGCGCTTGACCGTGGCCCCTTCATCGAGCATGGCCACGACGATGTCGCCGTTGGTGGCGGTCTGCTGCTGGCGCACCACCACGAAGTCGCCGTCCAGAATGCCGGCTTCGATCATGCTCTCGCCTTTGACGCGCAGGATGAACGTCTCCTCGCCGGCGAATGAGGCGGGGAGGGGGAGGGTGGCTTCGATGTTCTCCGCCGCGAGGATCGGGGAGCCCGCAGCCACCTGTCCTACGAGCGGAACGGCCTGGACACGCTCGTAGTCGATACCTCGCTCGGTGTCGCGGTAATCCAGGACCTCGAGCGCGCGCGGCTTCGAGGGGTCGCGCCTGATCAGCCCCTTTGCCTCCAGCGCTGCCAGGTGCGAGTGAACGGTGGACGAGGAGGACAGCCCGACCGCCTGACCGATCTCCCGGACCGACGGCGGAAACCCGCGTCGGTGGATCTCGGCACGGATGAAGTCCAGTATCTCGCGCTGCCGCGCGGTGAGCTCGCGCTTGTATGCCATGGAGACCCCCTGCGCTGAAGGACGGGTTCTGCGCATCAGTGTACGTCACGGGGTTCTGTGGTGCAAACACATGTTCGTATTTGCTCTTGCGCAGCGAACAGGTGTTCGGTATCGTAGAGAGCGAACGTATGTTCGGCCGTACGGAGAACGCGTGTCAGACCCGGCGGTTAGGGTGTCGCTGTAGCCGCACGAATGGGAGGTACGGGTCATGCAGCACATCATCGGCATCACATCCGCGCACGGAGTACCGGTCACTGCACCGACTGTCGGCGAGCGTTCGCGGCGCGCGCGGCGCGCCCTTCGCAGTTCGCGGCTGACGCTTGAGCGCAGAAGCGCCCTTGCCACTGCCGCCGTCGTCGCACTGGTGATCGCATCTGTGTCAGTCGCTGCACTGGCGATGCTGGCCGATCCGCAGCCTCCCGCTCCGACAGGCTGGACCAGCGTCTCCATTGAGCCGAACGCGTCGTTGTGGACCCTCGCATCCGCGCATCCGGTGGAGGGACTCTCCACCCCAGAGACCGTACAGCTCATCGCGCAGGAGAACGGGCTTGCCACCGGCATGCTGCAGGTGGGGGATACCCTGCTCGTTCCGGCTACGTCCTCGTGCGCCACGGCGCTCGCACAGCGCTAGCGGATTCCCGCAGCTCAGAACCACCTCGCCGACAAGTCGACCCCGGCGGCCCCTGGTGTTGTCGCCCCATATCTTGTGTGCTAGGCTTTCGCCAGTCCTAGATATGGGGGATACGCCGATGAAGTGCCCGTTTTGCGGTCACAGCGAGACCAAGGTCGTCGATTCCCGCGATTCTGACGCTCAGGACGCCATCCGCCGACGTCGGGAATGCCTTGAATGCGCGAAGCGCTTCACGACGTATGAGCGACGCGAAGATATGCCGCTCATGGTCCTCAAGAAGGACGGCTCCACCGAAGCGTTCGATCGCGGCAAGCTCCTCCGCGGCCTGGCGGTGGCCACGGCAAAGCGCCCCGTGACGCCCACTATCCTTGAAGCCCTGATCGACGACATCGAGTCCGAGCTGCACAACGCGATGCAGTACGAGATCCCTGCAAAGCAGCTCGGCGATATGGTCCTCGTCCGGCTGCTCGAGCTCGACAAGGTCGCGTACATCCGGTTCGCGTCCGTTTACAAGGAGTTCGCGGACCTGGACGGCTTCACATCAGAACTCAAGAAGCTCGGATAACCGCTCGCACACGCAGCTGACGAAGGGACAACGGGACTCCGGCCATGGAAGTGAAGCTCTTCGTACGCGATGACTGTCCCGAGTGCCCCGCAGCACGCGCAGCCTGTGAGGGGATCTCCAATCTCTCGATCTATGACGTGAGCGACGTCAGCGGCATCACGGAGGCGTCGCTCCTCGGCGTCACCGGCGTGCCGTCTATCGTTGTCGTTGACTCCTCGGGTCGAGAGGTCGCGGCGTGGCGCGGCACCACTCCTGATCCTTCCGATCTGCGCGCGGTACTGGCGAACTGACCCCATGTCACCCGTCACGATCGCCATCAAGCGCCTCGACCCCGATCTTCCACTGCCCACGTACGCTCATCAGGGCGATGCCGGGCTCGATCTCTACGCGGCTGAAGACCGTTCGCTCGCGCCTCTGGAGCGCGCACTCATCCCGACCGGGATCGCGATCGCGATACCCGAGGGTCACGCCGGCTTCGTTCAGCCCCGCAGTGGACTCGCTCTCAAGCGCGGTCTGTCCCTCGTCAACACGCCCGGCCTGATCGATTCGCACTACCGCGGAGAGATCAAGGTCATCGCGATCAACCTCGACCCCACCGAGCCGCTTACGATCTCGCGGGGGGAGAAGATCGCACAACTCGTCATCCAGCGCGTCGAGCAGGCCACCCTCGTTGAGGTCGACGATCTCAACGAGACGGCTCGCGGAGACCAGGGATTCGGGAGCACGGGTGTCTGACCCCGTTCGCAGCTCCCGCGGTCGCACCGCAGCCTGTCAGGGCCTTCGCGCTCAGATCACCGTATTCGCCACAGCCTGCGGGAGGGGGGATCGCCACTGCCGGCATGACGCCTGATCGTGTGAGCGCTGCGTCCCGAAGGACCCGCTCGCCAAACCCGCCCCGATGCCCGTCCGGAGGGATCGGCCTCGGGTGGGAACCCACAAAGACTGCGAATGAGAAAGGCTGATGCTGTGGAGAAGTTCTTCAAGTTCAGTGAACGCGGCACCTCGTTCAAGACCGAGCTGATCGCGGGAATCACGACCTTCATGACCATGGCGTACATCATCTTCGTAAACCCGGGCATCCTCTCGGCGGCATTCGGCGAGACCGGTGCCGACTGGATCCCCGCTCTCGCTACCGCCACCGCCCTTGGTGCGGCCCTCATGTGCATCGCGATGGGCCTGATCGCGAACAGGCCGCTCGCGCTCGCGTCGGGCATGGGCCTCAACGCCGTTGTCGCGTTCAGCATCATCCTCGGCGCCGGCGTTCCGTGGCAGGTGGGTATGTCGGTCGTCTTCGTCGAAGGCATCGTCATCCTCCTGCTGGTGCTCACCGGGCTGCGCGAGGCCATCATGAACGCCATCCCGATCAACCTGAAGCGCGCGATCGGCGTGGGCATCGGCCTGTTCATCACCTTCATCGGCCTGGTCGACGGCGGCATCGTCACTGCCAACCCGGCCACGCTCGTCCAGCTCGGCGACTTCAGCAAGCCTGCGGTCTGGGTCACCCTGATCGGCCTGGTCGCGATCTTTGCGTTCATGGCACTCAAGGTGAAGGGCGACATCCTGTGGGGCATCCTTGTTGCAGCCGTGGCCGCCCTCATCTTCAAGGTCACGAGCCTTCCCACCGCAATCGTCGCGACGCCCGACTTCGCTACCTTCTTTGCGCCGTTCCAGACGCCTGAGGGGACCGACTCGATCGCGTTGCTGCAGGTCTTCACCCCCACGCTGCTGCTGTTCGTGTTCGCCGTCATGCTGACGGACTTCTTCGACACGATGGGCACGGTGCTCTC
This genomic interval carries:
- a CDS encoding PHP domain-containing protein, whose product is MPGPDLHLHSTASDGTRSPAQLVSLALEVGCPAIALTDHDTVSGVAEAHAAAEHLPLTVIPGVELSAGHGDRGVHILGYHIDHADPRLAERLAQLRATRLERAERIVYALARDGFSISVADVLHAADGGSIGRAHIAQLLVTTGQVSSVAEAFSTLLGKTAPYYVPKPVLDPEELIGWVREAGGVAVLAHPGLSGVDDLVPSLVHAGLAGIEAYHPSHDAVAQERYAAMAATLGLIATGGSDFHGLDRVGDRLGCMDVPLHVVDDLDRARRQPR
- the miaB gene encoding tRNA (N6-isopentenyl adenosine(37)-C2)-methylthiotransferase MiaB; amino-acid sequence: MKTYFVRTFGCQMNKHDSERIAGLLAAMGLVPAPDPETADVIVFNTCCVRETADDRLYGQVSSLKALKTGGRPDVLIAVGGCVGQRDGAAVLKHAPHVDVVFGTHNIHELPSLLEAAEAGRPAVSVLEAGEGFASDLPQAREHPWHAWVSITVGCDNHCAYCIVPTVRGAERSRALEDIVAEVERLVTDGVVEITLLGQNVNSYGRDRYGEPRFAALLHAVAATGIRRIRFATSHPKDLSDETIAAMAGIPAMMSFLHLPVQHGSDRMLEAMNRRYTAEQYLARIAAVRAAVPDIALSTDIIVGFPGETEDDFQMTLDLVEAVGFDHAFTFIYSRREGTPAASLPDTVPRDVAQERFDRLALLVRTLSFAANEREVGAVRACLVEGASKREATVLAARTPHNRLVHVPLPPGSRAGEYAGSVRDVRIVSAHPWFLTGEFTTPLR
- the amrA gene encoding AmmeMemoRadiSam system protein A, with the protein product MDSSVLGIIAPHPPIMVPEVGGARAEVTEDSANAMALAARALHTFAPDVIVLMSPHAPLTRDAFVIDTSERLEGDLGQFGAGGVNIEPPGDPALAAAIVEEAAAASIPVIPRSVSPLLDAGVLDHGALVPLSFLDRAGRYPLVVISLAFLPLPDHRALGAAIRRAADRLGRKVAFVASGDCSHRLTRDAPAGYSPRGAEFDAELVRILSAGRFRELESLEPGLIEAAGECGLRSFIALGGFLEGSEVHTRVLAYEGPWGVGYLTAIAATPELLASLATPDVGRKGGMPGAEESEPVSLARRTIEVYVRERRVIAAPAAEGLLASRHGAFVSLHRGGMLRGCIGTVAPTQPTLAGEILHNAIQAATADPRFPPLEADELADLEISVDVLQPAEPATIEELDPRVSGVIVTADWRRGLLLPDLDGVDTAEDQIAIACQKAGIGPHENIHLERFRVDRYH
- the miaA gene encoding tRNA (adenosine(37)-N6)-dimethylallyltransferase MiaA, which gives rise to MTPHPIAIVGPTGVGKSAIAEVVALRLGGEVVNADSMQVYRRMDIGTAKTPPAERRVPHHCLDLVDPGELYSAARYQRDARASIEEILARGAVPVVVGGTGLYVRAALDEFEFPSGELGSDTRRALEERAQLLGAAALHAELARLDPPSAALIHPNNVRRTVRALEMLAEGRSYADQASGFAARTGHYPEARFFGLTMDRPTLYERIDARVDAMIAAGLQAEVDSLLAEGYRAALTAAQAIGYKELVPVAEGQMPLAEAIAQIKRASRRYAKRQLTWFRADSRIEWLDVTGLSPDAAGTVLLDLLESAKR
- the dapF gene encoding diaminopimelate epimerase, which produces MQLEFVKMNGLGNDFIMIEDLDGTLDMSAEAVAWFCDRHFGIGADGLILVRRAVSPDADFAMHYFNADGSLAQMCGNGARCFAKYVVDHGLVASEASSLVIETLGGLRPVNFSRAEDGTMDLATVDMGVPKLAPADIPTLLEGVQVYECPIETPAGVLNVTAVNMGNPHVVTWVDDVETAPVESIGPFLAQHELFPEGTNVEFAQFVSESTIRVRVWERGVGETLACGTGACAVTVAGTLSCRIGRDATIELPGGDLTIRWHENEHVYMTGSAAVSFTGSIELPEDDA
- a CDS encoding LL-diaminopimelate aminotransferase; protein product: MRIADRMANLPPYLFAEIDRKKAIKVAEGVDVISLGIGDPDMPTPQRIVDAMATAITVPRNHQYPAYAGSKPYREACAEWMNRRFGVELNPDTEVLALIGSKEGIAHLFPAFINVGDYTLVPGVGYPVYSTGGVLIGGETHYMPMNDGNDWLADFESTPADVLAKARMMFISYPNNPAAVAAPVEYFDRAIAFAKQHDLLLVHDNAYSEIGFDGYLPPSLLERPGARDVAIELFSCSKAYNMTGWRVAFACGNAEAIKALGTVKSNIDSGIFTAVQDAAIEAMLGAQDDVANMREVYQRRRDVVLAALPEIGLSARVSAGTIYVWARIPEGYTSAEYASLVLDKAGVIVPHGSAYGPDGEGYIRISLATPDHRLAEALERMKTAL
- the hflX gene encoding GTPase HflX, which codes for MSRDTYEVINDAGERAVLVGIDRSRSDGWTLEDDLAELGRLADTAGATVVGTITQRMDRPNPRTFIGAGKAEEVDSVAQAERATVIIFDDDLTPSQQANLEGLLPQVRVIDRTQLILDIFALHAISHEGKLQVELARLEYLLPRLRGMWGHLEAERLGGGKGARFGAGESQLESDRRLTRKRISELKRELKTVARARDIQRTSRARSGVFRIALVGYTNAGKSTLLNALTDAGVLVQDQLFATLDATTRKLSLPDGREVTLTDTVGFINKLPHGLVEAFKSTLDEVREADLLLHVVDASHPNALAQIEAVRVVLEELGTSAKPQLVAYNKADMLTPSEQEHLASLPGAVVIAAATGEGLDALLQRMSVLAAQGGQHLRVLVPYDRGDLVRLAHDAAHILSEEHTAEGTLLALVAPAEIASHFDAFATDRESG
- the lexA gene encoding transcriptional repressor LexA, which produces MAYKRELTARQREILDFIRAEIHRRGFPPSVREIGQAVGLSSSSTVHSHLAALEAKGLIRRDPSKPRALEVLDYRDTERGIDYERVQAVPLVGQVAAGSPILAAENIEATLPLPASFAGEETFILRVKGESMIEAGILDGDFVVVRQQQTATNGDIVVAMLDEGATVKRFFREGDRVRLQPENRSMDPIFADEHVDFAILGKVVALFRRI
- a CDS encoding LysM peptidoglycan-binding domain-containing protein — protein: MQHIIGITSAHGVPVTAPTVGERSRRARRALRSSRLTLERRSALATAAVVALVIASVSVAALAMLADPQPPAPTGWTSVSIEPNASLWTLASAHPVEGLSTPETVQLIAQENGLATGMLQVGDTLLVPATSSCATALAQR
- the nrdR gene encoding transcriptional regulator NrdR, yielding MKCPFCGHSETKVVDSRDSDAQDAIRRRRECLECAKRFTTYERREDMPLMVLKKDGSTEAFDRGKLLRGLAVATAKRPVTPTILEALIDDIESELHNAMQYEIPAKQLGDMVLVRLLELDKVAYIRFASVYKEFADLDGFTSELKKLG
- a CDS encoding thioredoxin family protein, which translates into the protein MEVKLFVRDDCPECPAARAACEGISNLSIYDVSDVSGITEASLLGVTGVPSIVVVDSSGREVAAWRGTTPDPSDLRAVLAN
- the dut gene encoding dUTP diphosphatase → MSPVTIAIKRLDPDLPLPTYAHQGDAGLDLYAAEDRSLAPLERALIPTGIAIAIPEGHAGFVQPRSGLALKRGLSLVNTPGLIDSHYRGEIKVIAINLDPTEPLTISRGEKIAQLVIQRVEQATLVEVDDLNETARGDQGFGSTGV